In Lineus longissimus chromosome 9, tnLinLong1.2, whole genome shotgun sequence, one genomic interval encodes:
- the LOC135493860 gene encoding nucleoporin p54-like codes for MAFSFGQTSTATPAFSFGATTNTTVATTSAAPAFGFGAAVASTATPAASTGFNFSGFGAKTTASTLGFGSTGFGTTTTAATNPFGFGASTAKGFGTTGTATTGFGFGSTAGTSTGTGFSFGTATTNPATGFGFGTGSTLGATTGFGTTTGLAGATGLGQTQQPTVDSNLANMVTAVSMPTVYGDERDSLLAKWNQLQAFWGTGKGYFSQTGAVVFCPENSFCRFKAVGYSCLPASRNEDGLVGIFFKKKYSEVSSNQQQIVDSLHKILGSKPTLSVCVDGLKPLPDDKAELIIYVLERHPIGTTRRIPATELNSFLIQSNIASQLQSQLAVETVIPKMGFSEEQLKQYLDTPPAGIDPLLWDQAKLDNPNPTKLIPVPMIGFSELHKRLQHQEQQTKLHQNRLDIISSDIAELQRKHSNTIARTEQYKRKYLELGHRVLKVMVRQETQRKLGYAIQADEEQLRVGLETIQAELNAPTQFKGRLNELMSQIRMQNQTLSARADIPCQMDPAFQQEVKQHLKQQQEGLQHLINIIKEDLGDLQLVEQGLADTTLYRR; via the exons ATGGCTTTCTCTTTTGGACAAACCAGCACTGCAACGCCAGCTTTCAGTTTTGGGGCGACCACCAACACCACTGTAGCCACCACGAGTGCTGCCCCAGCCTTTGGATTCGGAGCTGCAGTGGCATCTACTGCTA CTCCAGCTGCAAGTACTGGCTTTAATTTTAGTGGATTTGGAGCCAAGACAACAGCATCCACTTTAGGTTTTGGCTCAACTGGCTTTGGGACGACAACTACAGCAGCAACCAATCCATTTGGTTTTGGCGCTTCAACAGCAAAAG GATTTGGAACAACAGGAACTGCCACCACAGGATTTGGCTTTGGCAGTACAGCTGGAACGAGTACTGGGACAGGGTTCAGCTTTGGAACAGCCACCACCAATCCTGCTACTGGATTTGGGTTTGGAACTGGCTCAACTCTTGGTGCTACCACTGGGTTTGGGACAACCACTGGCCTTGCAG GTGCAACTGGTTTAGGCCAAACCCAACAACCAACTGTAGACAGTAACTTGGCTAACATGGTGACAGCAGTTTCCATGCCAACAGTCTATGGGGACGAGAGAGACTCGCTGCTTGCCAAAtggaatcaactgcaagcattctGGGGAACAGGCAAAGGCTACTTCAGTCAGACTGGTGCTGTAGTCTTCTGTCCAGAGAATTCTTTTTGTAGATTCAAA GCTGTGGGTTACAGTTGCCTCCCAGCTTCCCGAAATGAGGACGGTTTAGTTGGTATCTTTTTCAAGAAGAAATATTCCGAGGTCAGCAGTAACCAGCAGCAGATCGTGGACAGTCTTCATAAGATCCTTGGGAGCAAGCCGACATTATCTGTTTGTGTGGATGGCTTGAAGCCTTTACCTGATGATAA GGCTGAGCTGATCATCTATGTTCTAGAGCGACACCCGATAGGCACGACCAGACGTATCCCAGCAACCGAACTGAACAGCTTCCTTATCCAGTCTAACATCGCCTCCCAGCTCCAGAGTCAATTGGCCGTTGAGACGGTCATCCCCAAAATGGGGTTTTCAGAGGAGCAACTTAAACAGTACTTAGATACTCCTCCTGCAG GCATCGATCCATTACTATGGGACCAGGCCAAGCTGGATAACCCAAACCCTACAAAACTCATACCGGTCCCAATGATTGGTTTCTCCGAGTTACATAAACGACTTCAGCATCAAGAACAACAGACCAAGTTACACCAGAACAGATTAGAT ATTATCTCAAGTGATATAGCAGAGTTACAGCGTAAACATTCAAACACGATAGCAAGGACAGAACAGTACAAACGGAAATACCTCGAGCTAGGTCACCGAGTCCTGAAGGTGATGGTACGGCAGGAGACACAACGGAAGCTAGGCTATGCCATCCAGGCAGACGAGGAGCAACTACGTGTTGGGCTAGAGACGATACAGGCAGAGCTCAATGCCCCAACACAGTTTAAA GGTCGGCTGAATGAACTGATGTCACAGATTCGGATGCAGAATCAGACATTGTCGGCTCGTGCGGACATTCCTTGTCAGATGGATCCAGCATTCCAACAAGAAGTTAAACAG CACCTCAAACAACAACAAGAAGGATTACAGCAtttaatcaacatcatcaaagaAGACTTGGGTGATCTACAGTTGGTCGAGCAAGGTCTGGCAGATACGACACTCTACAGGAGATGA
- the LOC135493631 gene encoding uncharacterized protein LOC135493631, translating to MAVPGPIFHPNYETDSCMMMKAPYKKKTEEQNGTYHAGYAYTATGGEQRHKTGITREKRWILLAIIIFMIFMAVSNLMLSAAIIYVLRFDFEGMPAIEMVSPSILTRFVQDVELVGVAPYSGVIDGLPDEYLLLTGTESEVKLEVEDICTHTPPSATGKDTISVSAQADAIRMVADEGFHVISPEGQPVFTTDHQILDMPWVQNVSHLELTELITSKIYSPKSSSLHLESEGEATIQGMLGLTVHGNQVVIVAKEGVDFRSRGTGVKLSAPQGVYFEKVKHFRRSSGKKARRQNPTFGGNSLCVCGNNGRVFMVPDKGRGLGCANANEHINPCE from the exons ATGGCGGTCCCAGGC CCAATCTTTCACCCGAACTATGAGACAGACTCGTGCATGATGATGAAAGCTCCTTACAAGAAGAAGACTGAAGAGCAGAATGGTACCTATCATGCTGGCTATGCCTACACTGCAACTGGTGGTGAACAGAGACACAAGACAGGCATCACCAGAGAGAAAAGATGGATACTGCTGGCtatcatcatattcatgatattcATGGCTGTTTCTAACCTCATG TTGTCTGCAGCCATCATCTATGTCCTGAGATTTGATTTTGAAGGCATGCCAGCAATTGAGATGGTCTCACCAAGTATTTTGACCAGATTTGTTCAGGATGTCGAGTTGGTGGGTGTTGCCCCATACTCTGGTGTCATAGATGGTCTGCCAGATGAGTATTTGCTTCTTACTGGAACTGAGTCGGAG GTTAAACTGGAAGTTGAAGACATCTGTACCCACACCCCACCAAGTGCAACTGGAAAGGATACAATATCTG TGTCTGCGCAGGCTGATGCAATCAGGATGGTAGCAGATGAAGGATTCCATGTGATAAGTCCTGAAGGTCAACCTGTCTTCACTACTGATCACCAGATACTGGACATGCCTTGGGTACAGAATGTGAGCCATCTCGAGTTAACAGAGTTAATTACGTCAAAG ATTTATAGTCCTAAAAGCAGTAGTTTACACCTGGAGTCTGAAGGTGAGGCAACCATACAAGGTATGCTGGGATTGACTGTTCATGGTAATCAAGTGGTGATCGTGGCCAAGGAGGGAGTCGATTTCCGCTCACGG gGGACGGGAGTGAAGCTATCAGCACCTCAAGGAGTCTACTTCgaaaaagtgaaacatttcCGTCGAAGCAGTGGAAAGAAAGCACGACGTCAGAATCCTACATTTGGCGGCAACAGTCTGTGTGTCTGTGGGAACAATGGTCGGGTTTTCATGGTACCGGACAAAGGGCGAGGACTGGGGTGTGCCAATGCAAATGAGCATATTAACCCTTGTGAATAA